In Pseudomonas sp. PDM14, a genomic segment contains:
- a CDS encoding nuclear transport factor 2 family protein has translation MSRLTREQLIELATEKYFGNVDRKAMQPVLDCCHEDVSFTIQTDNLTHSGHAGVRQMFDNLFNNFEEIWHGDFEVAADVETQTVCSRFNVYLKDHQGAETRLRNCNFWYVEDGKFRRVFVFMSGENVLR, from the coding sequence ATGAGTCGTCTTACCCGTGAGCAACTGATCGAACTGGCCACCGAAAAATACTTCGGCAACGTCGACCGCAAGGCCATGCAGCCGGTACTCGACTGCTGCCATGAGGATGTGTCCTTCACCATCCAGACCGACAACCTGACCCACAGCGGGCATGCCGGCGTGCGGCAGATGTTCGACAACCTGTTCAACAACTTCGAGGAAATCTGGCACGGTGATTTCGAGGTCGCCGCCGACGTGGAAACGCAGACCGTGTGCTCGCGCTTCAACGTCTACCTCAAGGACCACCAGGGTGCCGAGACACGCCTGCGCAACTGCAACTTCTGGTACGTCGAAGATGGCAAGTTCCGCCGCGTGTTCGTTTTCATGAGTGGTGAAAACGTACTGCGCTAA
- a CDS encoding aspartate/glutamate racemase family protein, giving the protein MDQRIKVIIPIPMDQAGADNRASQLPDHLILPGFHPEFVPVAKGASLADSAYDVLLMDFSVVQAGIRAQEEGYAAVCIDTVSDSGLAALRSRLDIPVVAPGMSAFHMACMLGKKFSVITMWDEWFPLYEKTLTEYQLWPRVASLRSIDTRPDLKELLAGKEEVVFAKLEAEARRAMEEDGADVIVLGSTTMHQSHAYLAERLPIPVINPGQVAYKLCELMLSLGLKPSRKAYPAPQNPNDAAYHGFAL; this is encoded by the coding sequence GTGGATCAGCGTATCAAGGTCATCATTCCCATCCCCATGGACCAGGCTGGGGCCGACAATCGGGCCTCGCAATTGCCGGATCATCTGATTCTTCCCGGTTTTCACCCCGAATTCGTGCCGGTCGCCAAAGGCGCGTCGCTCGCCGACAGCGCCTATGACGTGCTGCTGATGGACTTCTCCGTGGTGCAGGCCGGTATCCGTGCCCAGGAGGAAGGCTACGCCGCCGTGTGCATCGACACCGTCAGCGACTCGGGCCTGGCCGCGCTGCGTTCGCGGCTGGACATTCCGGTGGTGGCGCCGGGCATGTCGGCGTTCCACATGGCCTGCATGCTGGGCAAGAAGTTCAGCGTCATCACCATGTGGGACGAGTGGTTCCCGCTCTACGAGAAGACCCTCACCGAATACCAGCTGTGGCCGCGTGTGGCCTCGCTGCGCTCGATAGACACCCGCCCCGACCTCAAGGAACTGCTCGCCGGCAAGGAAGAGGTGGTCTTCGCCAAGCTCGAAGCCGAAGCGCGGCGGGCGATGGAGGAAGACGGCGCCGACGTGATCGTGCTCGGCTCCACCACCATGCACCAGTCCCACGCCTACCTGGCCGAGCGCCTGCCGATTCCGGTGATCAACCCCGGCCAGGTCGCCTACAAGCTCTGCGAGCTGATGCTCAGCCTCGGCCTCAAGCCGAGCCGCAAGGCCTACCCGGCGCCACAGAATCCCAACGATGCCGCCTACCACGGCTTCGCCCTTTAA
- a CDS encoding HPP family protein — protein sequence MTTGSLFKSSAPPAPSLRFTLISFMGAVIAIGATGWLSHASGTPWLMAAFGASCVLAFGVPDSPLAQPRSIIGGHLVSTLVGLIVLNTLGNSWWAGALAVGLALAAMQQTRTLHAPAGANPLVVLAAGAPLSFLFTPVLLGSIVIVAVAWCINNARHRASYPKYWL from the coding sequence ATGACTACCGGCTCCCTGTTCAAATCCAGTGCTCCGCCCGCGCCGTCGCTGCGTTTCACCCTGATCTCGTTCATGGGTGCGGTAATCGCCATTGGCGCGACCGGCTGGCTCAGCCATGCATCCGGCACGCCCTGGCTGATGGCGGCATTCGGTGCCAGCTGCGTGCTGGCCTTCGGTGTTCCGGACTCGCCCCTGGCGCAGCCGCGCAGCATCATTGGCGGGCACCTGGTTTCTACCCTGGTCGGCCTGATCGTGCTGAACACCCTGGGCAACAGCTGGTGGGCCGGCGCCCTGGCGGTGGGGCTGGCGCTGGCGGCGATGCAGCAAACGCGCACGCTGCATGCGCCCGCCGGGGCGAATCCGCTGGTGGTGCTGGCCGCCGGCGCGCCGCTGAGCTTTCTGTTCACCCCCGTGCTGCTCGGCTCGATCGTGATCGTTGCCGTCGCCTGGTGCATCAACAACGCCCGTCACCGCGCGAGCTACCCCAAGTACTGGCTGTAG
- a CDS encoding TetR/AcrR family transcriptional regulator, with product MSTAETITTAALSLFHRQGYHASGVEQLSQVAGVTKKTLYRHFPSKEHLVEAAMQLRDVQFMNQMKTAVEAVAAPRRPQAYLDFIAAWARQPDFCGCAFINASAEYSAPNDPPHLLAKAHKQNVLDYLQTLCSEAGLKQPSATALQLFLIGEGLIVACQVNGTSDALVEAATSLLTALTQAST from the coding sequence ATGAGCACCGCCGAGACCATCACCACTGCGGCACTGAGCCTGTTCCACCGCCAGGGCTATCACGCATCCGGCGTGGAACAGCTGAGCCAGGTCGCCGGGGTCACCAAGAAGACCCTGTACCGCCACTTCCCGAGCAAGGAGCACCTGGTGGAAGCCGCGATGCAGCTTCGCGACGTGCAGTTCATGAACCAGATGAAGACGGCGGTCGAGGCCGTCGCCGCGCCCCGGCGGCCGCAGGCCTACCTCGACTTCATCGCCGCCTGGGCACGCCAGCCGGACTTCTGCGGCTGTGCGTTCATCAATGCCTCGGCCGAGTACAGCGCCCCGAACGACCCGCCTCACCTGCTGGCCAAGGCGCACAAGCAGAACGTCCTCGACTACCTGCAGACGCTCTGCAGCGAGGCCGGGCTGAAACAGCCCTCGGCGACGGCATTGCAGCTGTTCCTGATCGGCGAAGGGCTGATCGTGGCGTGCCAGGTGAACGGCACGTCCGATGCGCTGGTCGAGGCGGCCACCAGCCTGCTCACTGCGCTGACTCAGGCAAGCACCTGA
- a CDS encoding LysR family transcriptional regulator — protein sequence MKVLLAVTEAESLAGGAKLMGMSPPSATRAIAALEQRLGTLLLARSTRSLRLTEAGRRYVEDCKRILLELEEAEELAAGSNLRVRGNLTVTAPVMFGELFLMPLITDYLAAHSDVTVNALLVDRLVSLVDEGVDVAIRIGHLPEGPFHALRVGEIRPVICAAPAFLDRVGRPTQPEDLQGASIVMSSASALLTTWQFEGSDGSVTLTPQPRLVVSSNQAAINAARMGWGFTRVLSYQVADAVARGELEVVLSAFATQALPIHVLYQSGRQASAKVRTFVDHCYDRLAQDPALRQLGAM from the coding sequence ATGAAGGTGCTGCTGGCCGTCACCGAGGCAGAAAGCCTGGCCGGCGGCGCCAAGCTGATGGGCATGTCGCCCCCGAGCGCCACGCGCGCCATCGCCGCGCTGGAGCAGCGCCTCGGCACCCTGCTGCTGGCCCGCAGCACGCGCAGCCTGCGCCTCACCGAAGCCGGCCGGCGCTACGTGGAAGACTGCAAGCGCATCCTGCTGGAGCTGGAGGAAGCGGAAGAGCTGGCCGCCGGCAGCAACCTGCGCGTGCGCGGCAACCTGACCGTTACCGCGCCGGTGATGTTCGGCGAGCTGTTCCTGATGCCGCTGATCACCGACTACCTCGCCGCGCACAGCGACGTCACCGTCAACGCGCTGCTGGTGGATCGGCTGGTCAGCCTGGTCGACGAGGGGGTGGATGTCGCCATCCGCATCGGCCATCTGCCCGAGGGGCCGTTTCACGCGCTGCGGGTTGGCGAGATCCGCCCGGTGATCTGCGCCGCGCCGGCGTTTCTCGACCGTGTGGGCCGACCGACACAGCCCGAGGACCTGCAGGGCGCTTCGATCGTCATGTCTTCCGCCAGCGCCCTGCTCACCACCTGGCAGTTCGAGGGTAGCGACGGCTCCGTCACCCTGACCCCGCAACCGCGCCTGGTGGTCAGCTCCAACCAGGCGGCGATCAATGCGGCGCGCATGGGCTGGGGATTCACCCGGGTGTTGTCCTACCAGGTCGCCGATGCGGTAGCCAGGGGCGAACTCGAGGTCGTGCTCAGCGCGTTCGCCACCCAGGCGTTGCCGATCCACGTGCTGTACCAGAGCGGCCGGCAGGCCTCGGCCAAGGTGCGCACCTTTGTCGATCACTGCTACGACCGCCTCGCGCAAGACCCTGCGCTGCGCCAGCTCGGAGCGATGTGA